A genomic window from Chitinophagaceae bacterium includes:
- a CDS encoding aminotransferase class IV, with protein sequence MQQQFNSQNENILISINGKLLPRKDAKVSVFDSSVQGGDAVWEGIRVYDGKIFCLNEHLTRLQESAHSMLFQNIPSKEQIKQALFETLQANGMRDGAHIRLTLTRGEKITSGMDPRLNQKGCTLIVLAEWKKPVYGNEAISLVTASIRRNSPMNIDSKIHHNNLINNILAKIEANIAGADDALMLDNYGFVSETNSCNIFMIKNGVLLTPCADACLPGITRGKVLQLAIQMQIPVKEKNISVTELYNADIVFTSGTMGELTLVNKLDGRMIINKSADTLFEKILQTFRNLTQTEGEQLPF encoded by the coding sequence ATGCAGCAGCAATTCAATTCACAAAACGAAAACATTTTAATTTCCATCAACGGAAAATTATTGCCGCGCAAGGATGCTAAAGTTTCCGTGTTCGATTCTTCAGTGCAGGGTGGTGATGCGGTATGGGAAGGCATTCGTGTATATGATGGAAAAATTTTCTGTCTGAACGAACATCTTACACGTCTGCAGGAAAGTGCCCATTCGATGTTGTTTCAAAATATTCCTTCCAAAGAACAAATCAAGCAAGCCCTTTTTGAAACCCTGCAGGCAAATGGCATGCGCGATGGAGCACACATCCGGCTTACGCTCACTCGCGGCGAAAAAATTACCAGCGGTATGGATCCCCGGTTAAATCAAAAAGGATGCACGCTGATTGTGCTGGCTGAATGGAAAAAACCGGTGTACGGAAATGAAGCAATCTCGCTTGTTACGGCTTCCATTCGCAGAAATTCACCCATGAATATTGATTCAAAAATTCATCATAATAATCTCATCAATAACATCCTCGCAAAAATTGAAGCGAACATCGCGGGCGCAGATGATGCGTTGATGCTCGACAACTATGGTTTTGTTTCGGAAACTAATTCCTGCAACATTTTCATGATAAAAAATGGCGTGCTGCTTACACCGTGTGCTGATGCCTGTCTTCCGGGAATTACACGCGGAAAAGTGTTGCAGCTTGCTATCCAAATGCAAATTCCTGTTAAGGAGAAAAACATTTCTGTTACTGAATTGTACAATGCAGATATTGTATTCACTTCCGGAACGATGGGAGAACTCACGCTCGTGAATAAGCTGGATGGAAGAATGATCATCAATAAAAGCGCTGACACGCTCTTTGAAAAAATTCTTCAGACATTCAGAAATCTCACGCAGACAGAAGGGGAACAATTGCCTTTTTGA
- a CDS encoding tail fiber domain-containing protein: protein MRNKTTLLQNVTASNIKAAMPCRNISKLFIAITLSMPLSMRAQNTFPANGNVGIGTATPSANLQIKPSQANAVQIGNYGAAAGNTGELRFTELPANGTNYVGFKAPDAIGNSNTAIWTLPNKDGSSGQVLSTNGVGVLSWVTGGSTKKLDNLSNVAVNQSLIPKNNNAIDLGSAALVWRNGYFGGNVGIGTVAPAAKLDVTGDAKISGFLNGISVGLGGNGEVSNTAVGYKALFSNTTGNSNVANGYNALLSNTTGAGLTASGYYALAINTTGKNNSAYGYAALGSNKSGNGNTAVGFGADVGVDELTNATAIGNGAIVDASDKVRIGDASVSSYSCQVDWTSGSDARIKDNVQENVPGLAFIAALRPVTFHYNVSKQNKLMGITDDAQWEGKNDIEKIAFTGFIAQDVDAAAQKIGYDFSGVDKSGMVMGLRYAEFVVPLTKAVQELNLVQNGLQVENTNLHSKIDAQQKQIDELKTQVGQLLSALPSTSTTIDGAAKISFETENASPLLGQNIPNPFDNSTVIPFRIPKGCNSASIVITASATGKIAIAIPVSCDQSHVLIDAGSLVSGGYQYTLYIDGKIFETRQMILNK, encoded by the coding sequence ATGAGAAACAAAACTACCCTGCTCCAAAATGTGACAGCGTCCAATATTAAAGCTGCGATGCCATGCAGAAACATTTCAAAATTATTTATTGCCATTACTTTATCGATGCCACTTTCGATGAGGGCACAAAATACTTTTCCTGCAAACGGTAATGTAGGAATTGGAACTGCTACACCATCCGCTAACCTGCAAATAAAACCCAGCCAGGCGAATGCTGTTCAGATTGGAAACTATGGAGCCGCAGCAGGTAATACCGGTGAATTACGATTTACAGAATTACCTGCCAATGGCACGAATTACGTGGGCTTTAAAGCACCGGATGCTATCGGTAACAGCAATACGGCGATATGGACATTGCCTAACAAAGATGGATCGTCAGGTCAGGTACTTTCCACCAATGGAGTTGGTGTATTGAGTTGGGTTACCGGAGGATCTACCAAAAAACTTGATAACTTAAGTAATGTCGCCGTTAATCAATCGCTGATACCGAAGAATAACAATGCTATCGATCTTGGTTCTGCTGCACTTGTATGGAGAAACGGATATTTCGGTGGCAATGTAGGCATCGGAACGGTTGCTCCTGCTGCTAAACTGGATGTAACAGGCGATGCAAAAATCAGTGGTTTCCTTAACGGAATATCAGTTGGACTGGGTGGTAATGGCGAAGTTTCTAATACGGCAGTTGGATACAAGGCGCTTTTTTCCAACACGACCGGAAATTCAAATGTAGCGAACGGATACAATGCATTGCTGTCGAATACCACCGGAGCTGGACTTACCGCTTCAGGATATTATGCGCTGGCAATCAATACGACCGGAAAAAACAATTCAGCTTATGGATACGCTGCTCTGGGTTCCAACAAAAGCGGAAACGGGAACACCGCAGTAGGCTTTGGCGCAGACGTAGGAGTTGATGAATTAACCAATGCAACAGCAATTGGAAATGGAGCTATTGTAGATGCCAGTGACAAAGTTCGCATTGGCGATGCGTCCGTTTCAAGTTATAGTTGCCAGGTTGACTGGACTTCCGGAAGCGATGCACGTATAAAGGATAATGTACAGGAAAATGTGCCCGGCTTAGCATTCATAGCAGCATTGCGCCCTGTTACCTTTCATTACAATGTTTCTAAGCAAAATAAATTGATGGGCATTACAGACGATGCACAATGGGAAGGTAAGAATGATATTGAAAAAATTGCTTTCACAGGATTTATTGCACAGGATGTAGATGCCGCAGCGCAAAAAATTGGTTATGATTTCAGTGGCGTTGATAAAAGCGGAATGGTGATGGGACTGCGTTATGCGGAGTTTGTTGTGCCCTTGACCAAAGCAGTGCAGGAGTTGAATTTGGTGCAGAACGGATTACAGGTGGAGAATACTAATCTCCATTCAAAAATTGATGCACAGCAAAAACAAATTGATGAATTAAAAACCCAGGTGGGCCAATTACTTTCCGCTCTGCCGTCCACTTCAACAACAATTGATGGCGCCGCAAAAATTTCATTCGAAACAGAAAATGCTTCACCACTGCTCGGCCAGAATATTCCCAATCCATTTGATAACAGCACGGTGATTCCATTCAGAATTCCGAAAGGATGTAACAGTGCATCGATTGTGATTACCGCATCAGCAACCGGAAAAATTGCGATAGCTATTCCCGTAAGTTGCGATCAGTCGCATGTTTTGATTGATGCGGGTTCATTGGTTTCGGGCGGTTATCAATACACCTTGTACATTGATGGAAAAATATTTGAAACGAGGCAGATGATTTTAAACAAATAA
- a CDS encoding T9SS type A sorting domain-containing protein — MKPYLFLLLLLLPFNSISQVTVAWEQPTRGNAIAVDASNNVYTVDYESNLGDEMKITKRDADGNFIWVTSYNQTDNTKWERASWITCDNNGNIIVTGTSMSGFSNPVEAASIVMKFNAAGNLLWRNVYESSFDGSSTRKCLVDANNNIYVLGMGSGPAGYVTKVKKFKPNGTALWSYFDSDGIGVAINFKFSPDNKIVIAGRSAFGSVNGYSKIDLDGNKIWSLPLVFSLTVGDVAGDTFGNSYVVHTEYVFNGTTEIKKLDNAGNILWDHVYGMSGNKIEVGTDNKAVISGYPNAGAGAAFFKIDENGNQLWINLDADGPQALFLHALLLLDNNNNAYLAAGTLFNMAVCKVNNDGTNGWTALTNSGGYANSMVFGKNLNSIFVVGGITARLNDETVPVCEPSANIFFNSITPASIKVSWDAVPGAVQYELWRKKSSAASNWKVVFVAGDKTSKNIKNLACNTSFDFKIRTVCDVAGTVVSAFSPVFTATTSPCKLESEMVTENPLKVYPNPASDQISVELMLPDAVSNGRIELMDVNGRIVISQGIADLQSTVVNLDVRSLTAGIYFVRIIGGQNILTQKLVIE, encoded by the coding sequence ATGAAACCGTACCTGTTTCTCCTCCTCCTTTTGCTGCCATTCAATTCAATCAGCCAGGTAACTGTTGCTTGGGAACAGCCTACTCGCGGCAATGCCATCGCAGTGGACGCCAGCAATAATGTTTACACCGTAGATTATGAATCCAACCTCGGTGATGAAATGAAAATCACCAAGCGTGATGCAGATGGTAATTTTATCTGGGTAACCAGTTACAATCAAACCGACAACACCAAGTGGGAGCGTGCTTCCTGGATCACCTGCGACAACAATGGCAACATCATTGTAACAGGCACTTCCATGTCAGGTTTTTCAAATCCGGTTGAAGCAGCGAGTATCGTAATGAAGTTTAACGCTGCCGGCAATTTACTGTGGCGCAATGTGTATGAAAGCAGCTTCGACGGTTCTTCCACCAGGAAATGCCTGGTAGATGCAAACAATAACATCTACGTTTTAGGAATGGGAAGCGGTCCCGCGGGTTATGTAACCAAGGTGAAAAAATTTAAACCCAACGGCACAGCATTATGGTCTTACTTCGACTCAGACGGAATTGGTGTTGCCATCAATTTCAAGTTTTCGCCTGATAATAAAATTGTGATTGCAGGACGTTCCGCCTTTGGAAGTGTAAACGGCTATTCAAAAATTGATCTTGACGGAAATAAAATCTGGAGCCTGCCGCTTGTATTCAGCCTGACAGTGGGCGATGTAGCCGGCGACACATTTGGAAACTCTTATGTGGTGCACACTGAATATGTTTTCAATGGAACTACAGAAATTAAAAAGCTCGACAATGCAGGAAATATACTCTGGGACCATGTTTATGGAATGTCCGGAAACAAGATTGAAGTCGGCACAGATAATAAAGCAGTTATCAGCGGCTACCCGAACGCAGGTGCAGGTGCTGCCTTTTTCAAGATTGATGAAAACGGCAATCAATTGTGGATCAATTTAGATGCTGACGGCCCACAGGCATTATTTCTTCATGCTTTGTTATTGCTGGATAACAACAACAACGCTTATCTCGCAGCAGGAACACTGTTTAACATGGCCGTTTGCAAAGTGAATAATGATGGCACCAACGGCTGGACGGCTCTCACGAATTCCGGTGGTTATGCTAATTCGATGGTATTTGGAAAGAATCTCAACAGCATCTTTGTAGTAGGCGGCATTACAGCCCGATTGAATGATGAAACAGTGCCTGTATGTGAACCTTCCGCAAATATTTTCTTCAATAGTATAACTCCTGCTTCGATTAAAGTAAGCTGGGACGCTGTACCGGGCGCAGTCCAATATGAACTGTGGCGGAAAAAATCATCGGCAGCCAGCAATTGGAAAGTCGTATTTGTAGCCGGTGACAAAACCTCAAAGAATATTAAGAACCTCGCATGCAATACAAGTTTTGATTTTAAGATCAGAACCGTTTGTGATGTTGCAGGAACCGTAGTCTCCGCATTTTCTCCGGTTTTTACAGCAACCACTTCGCCATGCAAACTTGAAAGTGAAATGGTAACGGAAAACCCTTTAAAAGTTTATCCGAATCCGGCAAGCGATCAAATTTCTGTGGAACTGATGCTGCCGGATGCTGTAAGCAATGGAAGAATAGAACTGATGGATGTGAACGGTCGTATAGTAATTTCGCAAGGCATTGCTGATTTGCAAAGCACGGTTGTTAATCTGGATGTAAGATCATTGACGGCTGGCATATATTTCGTCAGAATCATTGGCGGTCAAAACATCCTTACGCAAAAATTGGTGATTGAATAA
- a CDS encoding D-aminoacylase translates to MKNFIFLFTAIIFLASCTSKKYDLIIRNGIIYDGSGEEPVRADIAVNADTIAFIGDLSNATGTKEIDAKSRAVTPGFINMLSWANESLIKNGHSKSDILQGVTTEIMGEGWSMGPLNDSMKAQNLREEADIKYPIEWTTLGEYLNFLEKKGIACNVSSFIGATTVRIHEVGFTDRAATPEELNRMRDLVREAMREGALGVGSSLIYSPATYASTEELIALCKAAGEYNGMYISHMRNEGNTIDSAVNELIRIAREANVPAEIYHFKQAGYNNWNKCDAIIKKVEDARAAGLQITADMYNYTAGGTGLYACLPPWVQSGGVDSLILRLKDAKLRSRVIKEMNTPTNEWDNFYQNVKSPDSILLASFSNDSLKKFQGKSLSEVAHIRNKTPQETLLDLVIEDRDATGAIFFVMSEDNLRKEAVMPWMSFGSDEASYSDDSVFFKSNCHPRAYGNFTRVITKWSRDQKLFSLQEAIRKMTSLPAQNLKLQKRGMLAVGYYADILIFDPNAIQDHATFQNPRQYATGMDDVFVNGKPVLEEGKFTDALPGRFVKGPGFGKK, encoded by the coding sequence ATGAAAAACTTCATCTTTCTTTTCACTGCAATTATTTTTCTTGCTTCCTGCACATCAAAAAAATATGACCTCATTATCCGCAATGGAATCATCTATGATGGAAGCGGCGAAGAACCTGTTCGCGCCGACATCGCAGTAAATGCCGACACAATTGCTTTCATCGGCGATCTCAGCAATGCTACGGGAACGAAAGAAATTGATGCCAAAAGCAGAGCAGTTACTCCCGGCTTCATCAACATGCTCAGTTGGGCAAACGAATCCTTGATAAAAAATGGCCATTCAAAAAGTGATATCCTGCAGGGCGTTACGACTGAAATAATGGGAGAAGGTTGGAGCATGGGACCACTCAATGATTCCATGAAGGCGCAAAATCTGAGAGAAGAAGCAGACATCAAATATCCTATTGAATGGACTACGCTCGGTGAATACCTGAATTTTCTGGAGAAGAAAGGTATTGCCTGCAATGTGTCTTCATTTATTGGTGCTACTACTGTCCGAATTCACGAAGTAGGTTTTACCGATCGGGCAGCAACACCTGAAGAACTTAACCGCATGCGCGATCTTGTTCGGGAAGCGATGCGCGAAGGAGCATTGGGTGTCGGTTCATCACTTATTTATTCACCTGCCACTTATGCCAGTACGGAAGAACTGATTGCGCTTTGCAAAGCTGCCGGCGAATACAATGGCATGTATATTTCTCACATGCGCAACGAAGGCAATACGATTGACAGCGCAGTGAATGAATTGATTCGTATTGCGCGCGAAGCGAATGTGCCCGCAGAAATCTATCACTTCAAACAAGCGGGTTATAATAACTGGAATAAATGTGACGCCATAATTAAAAAGGTGGAGGATGCACGTGCTGCAGGATTACAAATCACAGCCGACATGTATAATTATACCGCCGGGGGAACAGGACTTTATGCCTGTCTTCCTCCATGGGTACAATCAGGCGGAGTTGATTCACTGATCCTGCGACTGAAAGACGCCAAACTAAGGTCAAGGGTGATTAAGGAAATGAATACACCCACCAATGAATGGGATAATTTTTATCAGAATGTAAAATCACCTGATTCAATTTTGCTGGCATCGTTTTCAAATGATTCATTAAAAAAATTTCAGGGAAAATCACTCTCCGAAGTGGCACATATCAGAAATAAAACACCGCAGGAAACATTGCTTGACCTGGTTATTGAAGACCGTGATGCAACCGGTGCCATCTTTTTTGTAATGAGTGAAGACAATTTGCGTAAAGAAGCGGTGATGCCCTGGATGAGTTTCGGCAGTGATGAAGCAAGTTATTCTGATGATTCTGTTTTCTTCAAATCAAATTGCCATCCGCGTGCTTACGGGAATTTTACGCGGGTGATCACGAAATGGTCGCGCGATCAAAAATTGTTTTCACTTCAGGAAGCAATACGTAAAATGACTTCATTGCCTGCGCAAAACCTGAAACTGCAAAAGCGTGGAATGCTTGCAGTGGGTTACTACGCCGATATTTTAATCTTCGATCCTAATGCTATTCAGGATCATGCAACCTTTCAAAACCCGCGGCAATATGCAACGGGTATGGACGATGTTTTTGTAAACGGAAAACCCGTATTGGAAGAAGGAAAATTTACCGATGCATTGCCCGGCAGGTTTGTAAAAGGTCCGGGATTCGGAAAGAAGTGA